The Curtobacterium herbarum genome contains the following window.
CTGCGGCCCGTGCAGCACGGGTCCGACGGCTGAACGCCGTCACCGACGAGGAAGGCCGCCACCCTGTGACCAGGACACCCGCCGCGATCACGTTCGCCGCTGCCGCCGTGGTCCTGCTCGCCGGGTGCACCGGCGAGCACACGACGGCCGAGCCACCGACGATGACCAGTGCGCAGGCGAAGCGGGCGGTCGTCGACATCGTCGATCGGTCGTCCGCCGAGATCGGCGGCGAGTGGACGATCCGCAGCGGGCCCGCCGTGCAGTCGTGCCCGCTGCCGGGTGGCGGCACCGGAGCCGCGTACTCCTACATCGTGGACCGGAAGCCGGGCGGTACGCCTCCGTCCGACGTCGCGAAGCTCCAGGACCTCTGGAAGGCGAAGGGAATCACGACCCAGGCCTACGAGAACAGCGGCAAGGACCCCGTGCGCGGTGTCCGAGGTTCCGGCGGTCCGACCACGTCCATCGACCTCTACGCCGACCCGGTCGGGTACACGATCGAAGGCCTGTCGGTGTGCACCCCCGGCGACGCTGCCGAGATGCAGGGCAACGGCGAGTGAGCCGATGCCCGGACAGACGGCCTCGACCGTCCGCCCGGGCACCCGACCACTCACTTCCGGGCGGCGAACTCCAGGTTGATGTCGTCGGGGTCCTGCACCGACAGGATCGTCATGCCGGCGTCCCCGAGTTCGGTGACCTCTCCGTGCTCGATGCCCGCCGCGTCCAACCGGGCCGCCGCCTGGTGCAGTTCGTCGACCGAGCCGAGGGTGAAGCTCACGTGGTCGAGGCCCACCGTGTCCGGGTCGAACCGCTGCCCGGACGGTGCGACCGGACGCAGCCCGAACACCTGGTCGCCGAGCGGGAACACGCAGCCGCCGTAGAAGCGCTCGCGGTCCTCGGTGACGCCGGGCTCGTCGACCTGGTCGCTGAAGTCGATGACCGGGTCGACGCCGAGCAGCTGCTGGTAGAACGCCTTGCTGCGGGCGATGTCGGTCACGGTCACGCGGACGTGGGCCAGGGCGGTGGGGCGGGCGATCGGTTCGGTCATGCGGTGCTCCTCGGTACGACTCGCCACCGTCGTGGTGGCCGGTCCGAGGCAACGCCGGTCAGCTGACGGTGCGCCCACAACGTGCGGCGACCGGACAGCTGTCCGGACGTCAGATCAGCTCGTCGGACAGGTGGTTCGGCGTGCCGAAGCGGTGCGCCGTGATGGACACCGCCTGCTCGCGGAGGAACGGCAGCATCTCGATCCGGCCGGCCTCGGTGACCGGCTCGGCGTACACCGCGATGTCCGGGCGTCCGTTCGTCCCGACCGCCAGGGCAGCAGCGTCCCCGCCGATGAGTCGCACCCGGGTGGAGGGCCCGGCGGCGATGCGGGCGGCGAAGGCGTCGTCGGACTCCCCCTGCCGGAGCGTGCCGACGATCGACAGTCCGCGGAGGGCCGTGGCGACCGACAGCGGCAGGTCACCGGCGACGGAGACGTCCACCGGGGTACCGGCTCGCAGCGCTGCTGCGACGACCCGCACGAGGCCGTCCACGTCCGACCCGCCCTCCGCAGCCGAAGCAGCAGCCGAGGCCAGCCGCACGTGCACCCCCGGGTACGGCAGGTACCGGAAGACGTTCCGCTCGGCGGTCAGCGCCGACACGTCCGCGGCGACACCGAACTCCGACGTCCAGGCGAGCTCGTCCGACGCCACCGCGCGGCCGAGGGACTCGGAGTCGACCCCGGTGGCTCGGACGAACGCCGACACGGCCGACGACGGCGTCGATCCGGCGGTCGCAGCCGTGGGCGCCCAGGAGCCGAGGCCGACCAGGTAGTTCACGCCGCCGGCCTTGGTGCCCGCGCCCACGGCGGACTTCTTCCACCCGCCGAACGGCTGGCGGCGGACGATCGCGCCGGTGATGCTGCGGTTGACGTAGAGGTTGCCCGCCTGGATCCGGCCGAGCCAGGTGCCGATCTCACCCGGGTCCAGGGAGTGCAGGCCCGAGGTCAGGCCGTAGTCGACGTCGTTGACGATGTCGATCGCCTGGTCGAGCGTCTCGGCGGTCATCACGCCGAGGATCGGGCCGAAGTACTCGGTGCGGTGGAAGTCCGAGCCGCGGCGGACGCCCTGACGGACACCCGGGCTCCAGAGCACGCCGCTGTCGTCGAGCTGCTTCGGCTCGACCGCCCACGACTCCCCCGCGCCGAGCGTGGTCAGGCCGTCGAGGAGCTTGCCGGCGGCCGGTTCGATGATCGGCCCCATCTGGCTCGTCGGGTCGCTCGGGTAGCCGACGGTCAGCGAGGACACCGCGTCGAGCAGCTGGTTGCGGAAGCGCTTGGACCCGGCGACCGACCCGACCATCACGACGAGCGACGCGGCCGAGCACTTCTGCCCGGCGTGCCCGAATGCCGAGGCGACGACGTCCTTCACGGCGAGGTCGAGGTCCGCGGACGGCGTGACGATGACGGCGTTCTTGCCCGAGGTCTCGGCGAGCAGCGGCAGGTCCTGCCGGAACGAGCGGAACAG
Protein-coding sequences here:
- a CDS encoding VOC family protein, with product MTEPIARPTALAHVRVTVTDIARSKAFYQQLLGVDPVIDFSDQVDEPGVTEDRERFYGGCVFPLGDQVFGLRPVAPSGQRFDPDTVGLDHVSFTLGSVDELHQAAARLDAAGIEHGEVTELGDAGMTILSVQDPDDINLEFAARK